One window of Cucurbita pepo subsp. pepo cultivar mu-cu-16 chromosome LG19, ASM280686v2, whole genome shotgun sequence genomic DNA carries:
- the LOC111781195 gene encoding putative germin-like protein 2-1, translating to MPAPLLFLTLLAITCSVAWASDPSPLQDFCVADPNSPVKVNGLVCKDPKLVEPKDFFGSGLNVAAEITNPVGSQVTPVNVVQIPGLNTLGISLARIDFAPWGINAPHTHPRASEILTVLEGTLLVGFVTSNPENRLITKTLNKGDVFVFPVGLIHFQQNIGYGPAVALAALSSQNPGVVTIANAVFGSKPDISTDILAKAFQTDPAIIADIQAKF from the exons ATGCCCGCCCCACTTTTGTTTCTCACGCTCCTCGCTATAACTTGTTCTGTTGCATGGGCGTCCGATCCAAGCCCACTTCAAGATTTCTGTGTGGCAGATCCTAACAGTCCTG TGAAAGTGAACGGCCTAGTTTGCAAGGATCCCAAGCTCGTGGAACCCAAAGACTTCTTCGGGAGTGGGCTGAATGTAGCAGCCGAAATAACCAACCCCGTCGGCTCCCAAGTAACGCCTGTCAATGTTGTCCAAATCCCAGGGCTCAACACCCTCGGCATCTCTCTCGCCCGCATTGACTTCGCCCCATGGGGCATCAACGCTCCCCACACGCACCCTCGCGCCTCCGAGATCTTGACAGTCCTCGAAGGCACGCTCCTGGTTGGCTTCGTCACCTCCAACCCGGAAAACCGTCTCATAACCAAGACGTTGAACAAGGGCGACGTGTTCGTGTTCCCTGTGGGCCTAATTCACTTCCAACAGAACATCGGGTATGGCCCTGCAGTCGCCCTTGCAGCTTTGAGCAGCCAAAACCCAGGTGTTGTTACCATTGCAAATGCAGTGTTTGGATCAAAGCCGGACATCTCCACTGATATCCTTGCAAAGGCCTTCCAAACCGATCCCGCTATTATAGCCGACATTCAGGCCAAGTTTTAG
- the LOC111781909 gene encoding putative germin-like protein 2-1, with amino-acid sequence MATPILFLTFLAITCSLALASDPSPLQDFCVADPNNPLKVNGLVCKDPKLVEAKDFFWSGLNVAAAINNPVGSQVTPVNVAQIPGLNTLGVSLARIDFAPWGINAPHTHPRASEILTVLEGTLLVGFVTSNTENRLITKTLNKGDVFVFPVGLIHFQQNIGYGPAVALAALSSQNPGVVTIANAVFGSKPDISTDILAKAFQTDPAIISNIQAKF; translated from the exons ATGGCCACTCCAATTTTGTTCCTCACATTCCTTGCTATAACTTGTTCCCTTGCTTTGGCATCCGATCCCAGCCCACTTCAAGATTTTTGTGTTGCAGATCCAAACAATCCTT TGAAAGTGAATGGCCTAGTTTGCAAGGATCCCAAACTTGTTGAAGCCAAAGACTTCTTCTGGAGTGGATTGAATGTAGCAGCCGCCATAAACAACCCCGTCGGCTCTCAAGTAACTCCTGTCAATGTTGCCCAAATCCCAGGGCTCAACACTCTTGGCGTCTCTCTTGCTCGCATTGACTTCGCCCCATGGGGCATCAACGCTCCCCACACGCACCCTCGCGCCTCCGAAATCTTGACAGTCCTTGAAGGCACACTCCTTGTTGGCTTTGTCACCTCCAACACAGAAAACCGTCTCATAACCAAGACGTTGAACAAGGGCGACGTGTTCGTGTTCCCTGTGGGTCTAATTCACTTCCAACAGAACATCGGGTATGGCCCTGCAGTTGCCCTTGCAGCTTTGAGCAGCCAAAACCCAGGTGTTGTTACCATTGCAAATGCAGTTTTTGGATCAAAGCCGGACATCTCCACTGATATCCTTGCAAAGGCCTTCCAAACTGATCCCGCCATTATAAGCAACATTCAGGCCAAGTTTTAG
- the LOC111782124 gene encoding probable receptor-like protein kinase At1g30570 yields MGKFLVLSLLLMIISGCVQTGESNSNSIFIDCGSTSNETVDGRKWIGDLSSEGKGNFSVGNLGANINASTATLNGDSVFEPLYKTARLFTNSLNYTFKGVWGNHFVRLHFCPFPFGNLNVNESSFSVSANGLRLVSELNVPNEIAYKNLEFQRSGINSSWFSLIKEFIIVVNSEAFVLEFSPSGGSFGFINAIEIVPLVDELFAGSINKVGGNAVSLNVSERGSETMYRLNVGGPEIKPAQDSNGWRMWEVDSSYMITADAGFEIHNSSNITYASMNDSIVAPLPVYETARTMSETEVLEKRFNMSWKFEVHPGFEYLIRLHFCELLYEKARQRVFKIYINNRTAFENFDVFDRAGGINKAYHVDFLEPISSKINTLWIQLGPDTAAGAAGTDALLNGLEIFKLSQNGNLAYIDRFNALEESMGNSKSLTLWIGVGAGLASVVFLAVITILIIYFCRFRREDFTKKSCSRWRAGSSRGATVSNTYARGSLGGGSVFGSMPTIRVGKWFTLAEILAATDKFDEALLIGVGGFGKVYRGEIDDGTLVAIKRANPQSQQGLTEFETEIEMLSKLRHRHLVSMIGFCDEQKEMILVYEYMGNGTLRSHLFGSDFPPLTWKQRLEVCIGAARGLHYLHTGAERGIIHRDVKTTNILLDENFVAKMSDFGLSKTGPALDHTHVSTAVKGSFGYLDPEYFRRQQLSEKSDVYSFGVVLLEVVCARAVINPTLPKDQINLAEWAMKWQRKKLLHTIIDPRLNDKYCPESLKTFGEIAEKCLADEGKIRPTMGEVLWHLEYALQLHDAWIRTNEAESSCRVESEGAQGDEQIGESSNLKASTPTDRLC; encoded by the coding sequence ATGGGGAAGTTCTTGGTTCTGTCACTACTCCTGATGATAATTTCTGGGTGTGTACAAACTGGAGAATCCAACTCCAATTCCATTTTCATCGACTGTGGCTCAACTTCAAATGAAACTGTTGATGGTCGGAAATGGATTGGCGACCTGAGTTCTGAAGGGAAAGGGAACTTTTCTGTGGGCAATCTTGGTGCTAATATCAATGCCTCCACAGCCACTCTAAACGGCGATTCAGTCTTTGAGCCGCTGTATAAAACTGCTCGGCTTTTTACTAATTCCCTAAACTATACTTTCAAAGGCGTTTGGGGTAATCATTTTGTTCGGCTCCATTTCTGCCCCTTCCCTTTTGGAAACCTCAATGTGAACGAGTCCTCATTTTCTGTCTCAGCAAATGGTCTTAGACTGGTTTCGGAGTTGAATGTTCCCAATGAGATTGCATATAAGAATTTGGAATTTCAGCGGTCTGGGATCAATTCAAGTTGGTTCTCTTTGATTAAAGAGTTCATTATTGTTGTCAATTCAGAGGCATTTGTTCTTGAGTTCTCCCCGTCTGGTGGATCATTTGGGTTCATTAATGCTATTGAAATCGTCCCCCTGGTGGATGAGCTCTTTGCAGGTTCGATTAATAAGGTGGGTGGAAATGCTGTTAGCTTGAATGTGAGTGAAAGGGGATCTGAAACTATGTACAGATTGAATGTTGGAGGTCCGGAGATCAAGCCCGCTCAAGATTCAAATGGTTGGAGAATGTGGGAAGTGGACTCGAGTTATATGATTACAGCAGATGCTGGGTTTGAGATACACAACAGTTCTAATATAACCTATGCTTCCATGAATGACTCCATTGTAGCTCCACTCCCTGTGTACGAAACAGCCAGGACGATGTCCGAGACCGAAGTGCTGGAGAAAAGGTTCAACATGTCGTGGAAGTTCGAAGTTCATCCCGGGTTCGAGTATTTGATTAGACTGCATTTCTGTGAGCTGTTGTATGAGAAGGCAAGACAGAGGGTTTTCAAGATTTACATAAACAACAGGACTgcatttgagaattttgatGTGTTTGATAGAGCAGGGGGAATAAACAAAGCATATCATGTGGATTTTCTTGAACCAATATCATCCAAAATCAACACCCTTTGGATTCAATTAGGCCCTGATACAGCTGCAGGTGCTGCAGGAACAGATGCTCTCTTGAATGGGCTGGAAATCTTTAAGCTGAGTCAAAATGGGAATCTTGCGTACATTGACAGGTTTAATGCCTTAGAGGAATCAATGGGAAATTCGAAATCTCTAACTCTTTGGATAGGCGTTGGAGCAGGTTTAGCCTCTGTTGTTTTCCTTGCTGTTATTACCATTCTCATCATCTATTTCTGCAGATTCCGGAGAGAGGATTTTACTAAGAAGAGCTGTTCTAGGTGGAGAGCAGGATCCAGCCGTGGGGCCACTGTCTCCAACACTTATGCCAGAGGATCCTTGGGGGGAGGCAGTGTATTTGGGTCCATGCCAACCATCAGAGTTGGTAAATGGTTTACATTAGCTGAAATTCTTGCAGCGACCGATAAATTTGATGAAGCTCTGCTGATTGGAGTTGGGGGTTTTGGTAAGGTCTACAGAGGGGAGATTGATGATGGTACTCTTGTGGCTATCAAGAGAGCCAACCCACAGTCACAGCAGGGACTTACCGAGTTCGAGACTGAAATCGAAATGCTTTCTAAACTTAGGCATAGGCATTTGGTCTCGATGATTGGGTTTTGCGATGAGCAGAAGGAAATGATCTTGGTTTATGAGTACATGGGGAATGGAACCTTAAGAAGCCATCTCTTTGGGAGTGATTTCCCACCTTTGACATGGAAGCAGCGATTGGAAGTGTGCATTGGAGCAGCCAGGGGACTCCATTACCTTCACACAGGAGCTGAGAGAGGAATAATCCACAGAGATGTGAAGACAACCAACATACTCTTGGATGAGAACTTTGTGGCAAAAATGTCCGACTTTGGTCTTTCAAAAACAGGGCCTGCTTTGGATCATACCCATGTTAGTACTGCAGTAAAGGGCAGCTTTGGGTACCTGGATCCGGAGTATTTTAGGCGGCAGCAGCTGAGTGAAAAATCTGATGTCTATTCTTTTGGTGTGGTATTGTTAGAAGTTGTTTGTGCTCGAGCTGTTATAAACCCAACCTTGCCTAAGGATCAGATAAATCTTGCGGAATGGGCAATGAAATGGCAACGCAAGAAGTTGCTGCACACCATCATCGATCCACGTCTCAACGACAAATATTGCCCCGAGTCTCTGAAAACATTTGGCGAGATAGCAGAAAAATGCCTTGCTGATGAAGGGAAGATTCGTCCAACAATGGGGGAAGTTTTATGGCACCTAGAATATGCTTTGCAACTCCATGATGCTTGGATCCGCACCAATGAAGCAGAAAGTTCTTGCAGGGTAGAGTCGGAAGGAGCGCAGGGTGACGAACAGATCGGCGAGAGCTCCAACTTGAAAGCTTCAACCCCAACTGATCGGTTATGCTAG
- the LOC111781194 gene encoding germin-like protein subfamily 1 member 13 produces MASKILLSLAIFAAACSSLALASDPSPLQDFCVADKENPVKVNGFVCKDPMQVNADDFFASGLQTPAEIKKDVGSGVTTINVDKLHGLNTLGISMVRIDFIPQGINPPHTHPRATEILTLLEGTLLVGFVSSNQDGNRLFSKVLYKGDVFVFPEGMVHFQQNVGYENAVAIAALSSQNAGVITIANTVFGSEPAISIDILAKAFQTHAHIIAAIQAKF; encoded by the exons ATGGCCTCTAAGATTCTTCTCTCGTTAGCCATCTTTGCTGCAGCCTGTTCCTCCCTTGCTCTTGCATCCGATCCCAGTCCTCTACAAGATTTCTGCGTTGCGGATAAAGAAAATCCTG TGAAGGTGAATGGATTTGTTTGCAAGGATCCCATGCAAGTTAATGCAGACGATTTCTTTGCCAGTGGGCTGCAAACTCCGGCCGAAATAAAGAAGGACGTAGGCTCTGGTGTGACAACAATCAACGTCGACAAACTGCATGGACTCAACACTCTAGGAATCTCAATGGTACGCATTGACTTCATCCCCCAAGGCATCAACCCACCCCATACGCACCCACGCGCCACAGAGATCTTGACCCTTCTCGAAGGGACCCTGCTTGTAGGGTTTGTGTCCTCGAACCAAGACGGCAACCGGCTCTTCTCCAAGGTCCTATACAAAGGGGACGTGTTTGTTTTCCCAGAGGGTATGGTCCACTTTCAGCAGAACGTTGGGTACGAGAACGCAGTGGCGATTGCAGCCCTGAGCAGCCAAAACGCAGGCGTTATCACCATTGCAAATACTGTGTTTGGATCCGAACCAGCCATCTCAATTGATATTTTGGCAAAGGCATTCCAGACTCATGCGCACATCATTGCTGCCATTCAAGCCAAGTTCTGA